A single Pan paniscus chromosome 21, NHGRI_mPanPan1-v2.0_pri, whole genome shotgun sequence DNA region contains:
- the KCNK15 gene encoding potassium channel subfamily K member 15 encodes MNPGQASGRRTGERLFRPPPVAIPASRFPAVAPPRPSQPCRVGPGLEGAERAVRAHGAGWDRGAMRRPSVRAAGLVLCTLCYLLVGAAVFDALESEAESGRRRLLVQKRGALRRKFGFSAEDYRELERLARQAEPHRAGRQWKFPGSFYFAITVITTIGYGHAAPGTDSGKVFCMFYALLGIPLTLVTFQSLGERLNAVVRRLLLAAKRCLCLRWTCVSTENLVVAGLLACAATLALGAVAFSHFEGWTFFHAYYYCFITLTTIGFGDFVALQSGEALQRKLPYVAFSFLYILLGLTVIGAFLNLVVLRFLAASADWPERAARPPSPCRPGAPESRGLWLPHRLARSVGSASVSCHVHKLERCARDNLGFSPPSSPGVVRGGQAPRLGARRKSI; translated from the exons ATGAACCCCGGGCAGGCGAGTGGGAGGCGGACAGGGGAGCGGCTCTTCCGGCCCCCACCCGTGGCGATCCCAGCCTCCAGGTTCCCGGCAGTCGCCCCGCCTCGCCCGTCACAACCCTGCCGCGTGGGGCCGGGGTTGGAGGGGGCGGAGCGCGCGGTCCGGGCACACGGAGCAGGTTGGGACCGCGGCGCCATGCGGAGGCCGAGCGTGCGCGCGGCCGGGCTGGTCCTATGCACCCTGTGTTACCTGCTAGTGGGCGCTGCTGTCTTCGACGCGCTCGAGTCCGAGGCGGAAAGCGGCCGCCGGCGACTGCTGGTCCAGAAGCGGGGCGCTCTCCGGAGGAAGTTCGGCTTCTCGGCCGAGGACTACCGCGAGCTGGAGCGCCTGGCGCGCCAGGCTGAGCCCCACCGCGCCGGCCGCCAGTGGAAGTTCCCCGGCTCCTTCTACTTCGCCATCACCGTCATCACTACCATCG GGTATGGCCACGCCGCACCGGGTACGGACTCCGGCAAGGTCTTCTGCATGTTCTATGCGCTCCTGGGCATCCCGCTGACGCTGGTCACTTTCCAGAGCCTGGGCGAACGGCTGAACGCGGTGGTGCGGCGCCTCCTGTTGGCGGCCAAGCGCTGCCTGTGCCTGCGGTGGACGTGCGTGTCCACGGAGAACCTGGTGGTGGCCGGGCTGCTGGCGTGTGCCGCCACCCTGGCCCTCGGGGCCGTCGCCTTCTCGCACTTCGAGGGCTGGACCTTCTTCCACGCCTACTACTACTGCTTCATCACCCTCACCACCATCGGCTTCGGCGACTTCGTGGCACTGCAGAGCGGCGAGGCGCTGCAGAGGAAGCTCCCCTACGTGGCCTTCAGCTTCCTCTACATCCTCCTGGGGCTCACGGTCATTGGCGCCTTCCTCAACCTGGTGGTCCTGCGCTTCCTCGCTGCCAGCGCCGACTGGCCCGAGCGCGCTGCCCGCCCCCCCAGCCCGTGCCGCCCGGGGGCGCCCGAGAGCCGTGGCCTCTGGCTGCCCCACCGCCTGGCCCGCTCCGTGGGCTCcgcctctgtctcctgccacgTGCACAAGCTGGAGAGGTGCGCCCGCGACAACCTGGGCTTCTCGCCCCCCTCAAGCCCGGGGGTCGTGCGTGGCGGGCAGGCTCCCAGGCTTGGGGCCCGGCGGAAGTCCATCTGA